Part of the Limanda limanda chromosome 23, fLimLim1.1, whole genome shotgun sequence genome is shown below.
AAGGAAGGAGTTTCTGTTCGTTCAGACTAAACGCAGCTTCAGAGTTCGGGACGTGATTCATACGCAGTCGACACTAATATTTGTTCACTAGAAGTTAGTGtgaataaaacagaataaacaaagatCTGCAGTTAAAAACCTGCTCTTTAAATCTGGTTGTTATCTTTTGACTGTTTGTTAAAAGTTAAGTCAAACAAAGGTCGAGAGGATCATTAGATGGAAACTCAGCACTTTGAGAAACAGAAAGTATTTTACAGAACACGTGACTCACTTCAGATTTATCAACCACAGACCAGATGCTTCTTCACACCTTAAACTCTCAACATCACTCTGCTACTTCCTGTTTTAAGATTCCTTCGAATTTAAAGTCAAACAACTTTCGCTCTCAATTTATTCATGAGTTCAACAGCTTCTATGACCAGACAAGAGTAGAACTATTCAGAACAAGTTGTTTATTAACTTCAATAAATACACTTCAGTGAATCAATGTAAtcaaatcaacacaacacatgcagtAATAAGAAGTATTAAGTAAAATGCAGGATTTCATACTCTTTGTAcagtgtgatgtttgtgtgtttgactgacCACAGGCcttttttacttcctgtcttagATCTATTTGGGGGGatgatgtatttttatttcaacacaaagttaattATGTGGTGTGAGTCTGTTAGTGGACAGAGCGGCTGAGACAACGACaacattgtgttgtgtgcagcagcagtgaactCGTTCATTCTTCACAAGTACGGATATTGACACATTTTCCTGGGAGTGACACTCGTGCTCGTAAAAGTTCATAATTTGTACCGGACACTCGCTTCATCCCAGTATTTGGCTCAACCCTAATATTTAcccatttttgttttaaacataatttattaaattataaatgataATTTACAAACATTCTCCccagttgttttcttctttaccAGGAGCAAGAtataaaataaaggttttaagaAAAATCCTCACCTGAGGAAGTGGAACAGAACATCTCTTCAATAGAAAATCTTTTAATATAAAtaagacaggtgagcagaccaggtgagaccaggtacagaccaggtgagaccaggtacAGACCAGCtacagaccaggtgagaccaggtacAGACCAGGTACAGACCAGGTACAGATCAGGTGAGACCAGGtacagaccaggtgagaccaggtatagaccaggtgagaccaggtacAGACCAGGTACAGATCAGGTGAGACCAGGtacagaccaggtgagaccaggtatagaccaggtgagaccaggtacagaccaggtacagaccaggtgagaccaggtacagaccaggtgagaccaggtacAGACCAGGTACAGACCAGCTACAGACCAGGTACAGACCAGGTACAGACCAGGtacagaccaggtgagaccaggtacagaccaggtgagaccaggtacagaccaggtacagaccaggtacagaccaggtgagaccaggtacAGACCAGGTACAGACCAGGTGAGAACAGGTACAGACCAGGTACAGACCAGGTACAGACCAGGtacagaccaggtgagaccagctACAGACCAGGtacagaccaggtgagaccaggtgagaccaggtgagaccaggttcAGACCAGGTACAGACGGTCAGTGTGGAGCAGGAAGCTGAGCTTTGTAGTAAACACActctggagcagcaggtggaagaACTGAGGAGTAAAACTGGATCTCCTCATACTGAAACATAAGAGACAGAGTAATGAGTACTGAGTACTGTGAGTACTGAGTACAGAGTACAGAGTAATGTTTATTAGTAAAAGAAGGTTCATGACAGGATGATGCAAACAGCATCAATTTAAGTAactgtagaaataaataaagaataaaatacaagtTGAAGAAGTTCAGAATGGGAAGATACTATTGGTACTAATAATGCAAGTCCTAATTCTATTAGTACTAATACAAGTAGCTGCCGCAGCTAGCAGTAGAGTTAGCAACACTAACAAGTGAAGTATTTGTTAGCTGTTGCGACAGAAGCAGTGATTAGCTGTAAGTAGCAGCTAAAGCTAAAGCTAACACTAGCAGTAGCTGTATGTAGTGGTAGCATTCGTATTAGCGGTAAACAAGAAGTTCTTTACCTGTGGAGTCTCTGGCGTGTGAGCGACAGGTGAACGGCCTTTCACGCACAATCTGTTCTTCAAACAAATCCACGAGCCAATCACACCTGTCAAATGCAGCATTTACATTTGTTAGCATTAGTTCAGGTATTGTGGTGTTAGCAGTACTAGCAATGGTAATAGTAGCAACAGTAACATATTTGAATGTGTAGCAGTATGAGCAGTGATCGTGATCACAGTCGTAGCATCAGTGCTAGTAGCAGACAGTAATGACAGTAGCAATAGCATTATTatcacatttgtatttgtggCATTATTAGCAGTAGTTAGCGACTGTGGTAGCAGCAACATAGCCCGAGTATTTGCAGTATTTTtggttaaatataaataaaactgacctATCGTAACTATGAAGACGATGTTCAGGCTGAGAGATGCTAACATCGCGGGACTGTTCGTCCACAGCGCTTCAGACATGTTGGAGGACGTCGTGGACACGACATCTGGAAATAATAGATTAGCACAAACTTGTTAAGAAGATGTTCAGTCATTTTCTCGACAGTCGGCCTCTGCTGGTCAGACAGAGAACTTCAGACAGCTGCTTCACTTTCTGAACCCAGTCTGGTTACTTcccagtgacatcatcacagccACTGTCGGAACTGTCCGctgatttttccatttttagaTTTGGTCATTAACGTAGGATGAAGATTATTTCACAACTTTGGTTTCAACAAACTTTACAGAATCTTCTCAATCATCATAGATCTGAATGTTGGTGTTGCAGCGGCTCTGACCTGAGACGAGTTGGAAGCTGTCGACGAGAACGATGCTGCCGTCGCTCTTCCTGGAGCAGAAGTAGCGTCTGCAGTCGTCAGCGCCGACGTGTGAGATGGTCAGAGAGTTCCTGAGCAGAGAGAACTTGGACCCGAAGCTGGAGCAGCTGAAGGAAGCAGCAGAATCCCTCAAGATGTGACCGATGCAGCAGGTCAGCTGACTGTGGATCTCCATGCTCCAGTAGGAAGCGTTCCCAGAGCAGGTCAACGTCACGTTCTGACCCAGCGTCACCTTCACCTGCAGAGCCTCAGCAcagaccatcatcatcatcaccaccagcaccaccatcaccacGAGACCTCACCCGACACCCTGTGTGCCCACTCGTCTTCCTCGGAGAGAAGtgctcttcacttcctgtttcacgaGTTGGTGATGTCGTAAACAGACGATCTGATGACTCACGCGctcaacaggaagtgagactggTTCCCTCAGCCCGACCTCTGACCCTCACCACAGCATTTCACCAGCTCACGTCCTGATGGAGAAATCTCATCCAAACCAAACGGATCAGAAACCATCTTCAAACATTGATCATCTGCCAACATGAACATTTAATCagaatgaaactgaaaataccacaaacaaaaaaagacttctttgatgttgattgattcaaatgtttttatttgatgaatCTGTTACAGCTGAGAGACGACATGTCACATGACCCAGGGGTAAAGTAACTAGTAACTAACCCAGTGAGAGTAATGTAACTAAACCAGTCAAAGTAAAGAGACTAAACCAGTCAGATTACTGTGGTATAGtatttccctctgaaatgtaatgaaatataaagtataactTGAAGCAACTCTGCGTTGTAGTTGAGTAAATATACTTAGTTACTTTAAAGCAACAGCTGACATGAACAGCTTCACACTATCACGTGTATAATCAGTGTCTCCGCGGTGGCGTCCTCTCTGATCGcacgtcttcacttcctctggtCAGCGGCAGCGaggacggcggcggcggcggccgtGGCGTGCTGCAGTAGCGTGGAAGCTCTCTGCTCCGTCTGACACACAGAACAAGACGTTGATGGTCACAGTGGATTTACAGGAAGGCGACGCAGAGACAAAGACTTACAGCTGCAGTGAAGGGCTCATCTCTGATGTCACGGAGGTTGATCATCACGTTGTAGTACGCTCCGTAAACCGCCGCCTCCAGGACTTTAGCCGCCACCTGGAAAAAACTAACGAGAGTTACCGCCCTGTGACTGTTTGCCTCCGCCCACAAGGccccgtgacctttgaccaccaaaatcatATCAGTTAATCAATGAGCCTCATGTTTGTAGTAAACCTGTCATgtcaagagaaacaaacaggccaccgtgacctttgcCCTTTCGCTACCAAAATGAAATCCAAGCTGAGTTGAAGGAATTCCCTCGGTCTCACCTGAGCGTCAGATCTGCACGCCACGTTTCCGTAGACGACCATTTCCTTCAGAGACGGCCAGAGGACGTGGATCCTCTCGGCCAGAGCCAACGGGACGGAGACGGCTCGCTTCAGACCCTCCTGCATCGCAGCTTCTctcctgacaacacacacacacaacttaaacacaactaaaacacacacacacattataaacacacacacacacacacacacattataaacacaacacacacacacaacttaaacacaactaaaacacacacacacattataaacacaacacacacacacacaacttaaacacaactaaaacacacacacaaacacacacacaacttaaacacacacacaacttaaacacacacacacacaacttaaacacaactaaaacacacacacacacacacattataaacacacacacacacacacacacatacacacacacacacacacacacacacacacacacacacacacacacacacacacacacacacacacacacacacacacacacacacacacacacacacacacacacacacacacacacacacacacacacacacacacacacacagtaaactcAGACCTTTGAACTTCCTCTTTCGTCGTCTTCGGCATCttcagcgccacctggaacagAGAGACAAACTTTATCGACACAGACGGTTTGATGGTAACATGGCGGTGGTGTGGGCGTGTTGTGTCGTGGATTGTGTTGTGTCGTGGATTGTGTTGTGTCGTGGATTGTGTTGTGTCGTGGATTGTGTTGTGTCGTGGATTGTGTTGTGTCGTGGATTGTGTCGTGGCGTCTCCTCACCATGTAGCCGTTGAAGGCGGTGGAGTCGGCGTCTACCATGAGCAGCAGCTCGTTCATGGCCTGATGAAATGGAGGAATCAGCCTCCTCATGACGCCGTCAAGGTTCTCAAACTGCCTCTTCCCGTAAGTCATCTGACCCACCATCGCCCCCAGCGCCGCCCCCTGCAGGACGTATACAACACAACACCATCACAGAGACGTTTGCAGGTAGAGAAGTCTCACACCGAGTCAGAAACTGGTACCagagcagccacagcagcagacacagatcCTCCACCAGGAGCCGCCGTCCGAGCGCCGACGCTGTGGACGAActtctgcagagacagagacacgagCCGCGAGTCGTCCTCGGACTTCACCATGTACCTGCACAGGGAGACACCAGAGTTTCACCAGACCGAACCAAGCCGCTGCTGAGCATCGGTCAAATCTAAAACCTCTCATGTGACCTTCTGGCATGCAGTTGTTTTCACACTTGCTGTTGACTGACAGAGGATCCACTGCTGATCACCTTCAGTGATGTGGAACACTGTGATTGGCTTCTAGAGATCCAATCAAAAGAATTTGGAAAGTCTGTATCAGATAGAAAATCCACAAAGTGAACTAACTCTATGATTCGCTCCTTCGGGTTGAACGGCCCCAGAGAGTCCAGGCCCAGTTTAGTGATcacctggagacacagagacacaaacatcagGATCATGTGACCTTGAGACGACAGTAACAGGCGGAGACTTCTCAGCTGACCAGGCGGAGCTTGTGCTCTTCTTCCATGACGAACAGTTGCTCTTTGTGGATGTAGAAGTCTGCAGCGTCCAGCAGAGCCTTCAGAGGGATGAGGCCGACGATCTGAGAGCCGACCACCGGCAGCTTCAGGTCCTGAACACAAAGCAACACGCGTCAGTCGTTCACACAATCATATGAAAATTATAAAAACCGCTCCCTGCTCTGAGCCCgtgtcgacctctgacctcagcggCCCTGCAGACCTCCTGGTACACGGTCTGGAGCGGCGTCAGCTCGTAGTCCAGGATGTTGGTGGACACTTGAGCCACGTTGGCCTCGTCCAGGTACCAGCCCATCCCCTGCACCTTCTCCAGCCGCCCGGGCTGCTCCACCAACACCAAGAACAAGACGCCGTCAGACATCGTCTTAGGAGACAATGGTTAGTAAACTCagactcccagcatgcacctgttCTTTCCCTCGGCCCTGCTCCCTGATGTCCAGTGCGATGCGGTGAGCCTGTTCTTTGGTGGCGATCAGGTTCACGTTGTAGGCGATGAGGAACTTCCGGGCGCCAGTGACCGTGGCGCCCCACGCCGGGACGAAGTCTGCGGGGCCGAAGTCCGGGGCCCATTCGCTCCGTTTCAACTGGACAAGAGAAAACATCAGACCTGAGATCAGACTGAAATACAACACAAAGGATGAGGTTCGGTATTTAATATATTTCACTTTCTGGATGTTTATTACAATGTCCTCTTCCTTCAGTGGAGGATCTTTGACGAGTTACCTTCTCAGGTAAAGCTTCGTACTCTCCGGCTCTCACCGCAGGAAGACTCCTCCTCGCCTCCTGTCTCGCTGCTTCGCCATAAAGATAAACTGGGACAGGAAACACGGACTCACACCTTTTATTCGtgattaaacatatttataataaatgataaaactTTGATGTCAAGTCAGAAATCTGTCTCATGGTGTTGACGCGTCTCACCGGGAACGAGCAGCGTTTCTGCCAGTTTCTGTCCGAACAGGTTTGCGCACTGGACGCAGTCGTCCATGGAGACGTTCTGGACGGGGATGAAGGGACAGACGTCCAGCGCTCCGGTCCGAGGGTgttcacctgaacacacacacacaaagacacacacacacgtgtcaaCACTTCCTGTGGATCCCAGGCGGTGGCGTGCAGCTGCAGAGCGCCACAGACCTGCGTGGCGGCTCATGTCGATGAGGGCGGCGGCCTGACGCGCAGCGTTCAGCGCTCCCTCCACCACCGCCTCCGGAGAACCCACGAAGGTGTAGACGGTGCGGTTGGTGGAGGCTCCGGGGTCCACGTCCAGCAGGCTGCAGCCGCTGGTGCCGGAGATGGCCGCCGCGATGGCATCGATCACCTGAGATCAAAGAGGAAAGCTTTACTCCGTCTGTGTGAAACACTGAGGATCGTTTGAAAACTGCTGgttaaatcaaactgaatttgTTCTGAGGTCGGCTGATGATTGACCGACGACCTCTTCCAGTCACTGAGTAAACGATGTGAACTTTAACAGGTTTAACTATTGGACAGAACaaacaggtcaaaggtcaaacttcAGTTAAACCAACAGACTTTCAATAAACATCATCTTAATGTCCACTGACttctgaatcagaatcagaatgtatttattgccgAGTAGGTCTACGCCGGTGCATACAGTGAACATAAACACAATAAGTTCTACagatagaaataaaatatttaaaataaaaagatataaaaagtaaagtaaaagtaaaatattttgcaaaatgcaaaacagaagTGCAATGTCAATATGCAATATGCACATAAAGCCACAGTAAAACTGGTTCAAGTGTTTGGCCAGTCGTTAGTGGAGTGGGGGGGCTCCGGGCTTGCAGAGAACTGGTGCTGGAGTTTCTCAGAGTTCAGACGTTTagcttctctcctctttgctgAACCTGTGTTtggactctgactctgactctgctCCTGAACGCCTCTTCCTTCTCCAACCTGAACTGTGTGAGCCAGGGTTTGTTGTTACTGTAACACACCTGGTGCGTGATGGGACACAGCTGCACTCACAGAAGCTGATGTAATAAGTCACAGCCTCTGTGTGCTCATCCAGACTGTTAGGAACTGAACGATTATAACTGATCAACAAATAGAATTTAAATCTGAATCACTGACCTCTCGGCTTCGACCCTCAGAGAAGTTTGGGACACACTCGACCAGCTGAGCCATCACGTCTGCAGACTgaaggagaaactccagagtgCGAGCTCATccccggaccccccccccccccacgcctcCGCCCCCACTCAATCATCAACAGCTGTAAATGATTGATCACActgccccccaggggacacacactgcaacacagagTCTGTACATTTATAAACTTTAAAGACTCAATCTGAAGATTCATGGATCATAAAATCAATAACATGTTTAAGTGTCAGTACAGAGGACGACTGTGATTACAAACAAAGATCAAATCAGCAGGAGTCCAAGCAGATCAACACACAAGTTCAGAACACTTTGAACtaatgtgtgtactgtatgtcacacacacacacacagtgtttgtttcagCAGGTCggaggtcacaggtcaaaggtcagtgtcAAAAGTTAGTTTCACTGagtctgtttttttaacaaagcaaaaatattcagtttctCCTTGAGTCCTGTTTTTTATTAAcctttttaaatcatttcattcaggtttttgaattttaatataaataaagagtttGAACAGTGAGCAACAAGCTCATTATTATTCAAGCTGCTTTTCCCCGATAAGAGCAACAAGAACATTCAAAGAAAATATGTTTCcattaatgaaataatgaaaaggttccattcattttgaaatcaaacattttcttttgaacaCGCCAGTGCAGGTTACACCTCTGATTTAATCTGATTTTTCCTCAGAGGAAAAAGGTTTGACGTGAATTATCATGTTATTTTATGAATTTTTAAAGAATAGGGTTATTATTTGTccttttatctatttattgCCTTCTGTTATTTTAGTTCTGAGTAATAATGAAACCAGGATTAAAGTTCAATTCAGCTTTGAACTCCAGAGGTTTTGTAGATTTGAGTGAAGCCGTTGGTCTCTTTACAGATGATGTGGTTTTATGTTTAAAGTAAACCTTGATAAATCAAATCCGTATATGACTACAGTAAAATACCCGGAGGTGTAGAGGTGTGGCAGGGTTAATTATTGAAGAAGCTTTTTACGATTTTATTGTTTAGCTCAAAAACTGACACATGCTCTGCAGCTGATCAACAACATGGACGTCTGGTTCTTACTCTGCGTCATTCTGGGTAAGAAACAAATACTTTTATAATTACGGTCACATAATTGCAGTTACACATAACTTACATTAAAGTGTTGGAGCTCTGTCGTAAATCAATAATCatctattacattttatttatgtctCTCCTCATCACAGCTTCTACGACTGAAGCGCAGTTAATATCGCCAACAGAATCTCCGACTAGTGCAAATACTAATACTAGTACTCCCTCTACTGCTAATACTGGAAATATTACAACTACTCCCTCTACTGCTAATACTGAAAATATTACTACTACTCCCTTGACTGCTAATACTACGACTACTCCCTCTAATGCTAGCACTACTACTACTCCCTTGACTGCTAATACTGAAAATATTACTACTACTCCATTGACTGCTAATACTACGACTACTCCCTCTAATGCTAGCACTACTACTACTCCCTTGACTGCTAATACTGAAAATATTACTACTACTCCATTGACTGCTAATGCTACGACTACTCCCTCTATTGCTAGCACTACTACAACTCCCTTGACTGCTAATACTGAAAATATTACTACTACTCCATTGACTGCTAATACTACGACTCCTCCCTCTAATGCTAGCACTACTACAACTCCCTTGACTGCTAATACTGAAAATATTACTACTACTCCCTTGACTGCTAATACTTCTACTACTCCCTCTATTGCTAGCACTACTACTACTCCCTTGACTGCTAATACTGAAAATATTACTACTACTCC
Proteins encoded:
- the LOC132996594 gene encoding uncharacterized protein LOC132996594 gives rise to the protein MVVLVVMMMMVCAEALQVKVTLGQNVTLTCSGNASYWSMEIHSQLTCCIGHILRDSAASFSCSSFGSKFSLLRNSLTISHVGADDCRRYFCSRKSDGSIVLVDSFQLVSDVVSTTSSNMSEALWTNSPAMLASLSLNIVFIVTIGVIGSWICLKNRLCVKGRSPVAHTPETPQYEEIQFYSSVLPPAAPECVYYKAQLPAPH
- the ftcd gene encoding formimidoyltransferase-cyclodeaminase, whose protein sequence is MAQLVECVPNFSEGRSREVIDAIAAAISGTSGCSLLDVDPGASTNRTVYTFVGSPEAVVEGALNAARQAAALIDMSRHAGEHPRTGALDVCPFIPVQNVSMDDCVQCANLFGQKLAETLLVPVYLYGEAARQEARRSLPAVRAGEYEALPEKLKRSEWAPDFGPADFVPAWGATVTGARKFLIAYNVNLIATKEQAHRIALDIREQGRGKEQPGRLEKVQGMGWYLDEANVAQVSTNILDYELTPLQTVYQEVCRAAEDLKLPVVGSQIVGLIPLKALLDAADFYIHKEQLFVMEEEHKLRLVITKLGLDSLGPFNPKERIIEYMVKSEDDSRLVSLSLQKFVHSVGARTAAPGGGSVSAAVAALGAALGAMVGQMTYGKRQFENLDGVMRRLIPPFHQAMNELLLMVDADSTAFNGYMVALKMPKTTKEEVQRREAAMQEGLKRAVSVPLALAERIHVLWPSLKEMVVYGNVACRSDAQVAAKVLEAAVYGAYYNVMINLRDIRDEPFTAATEQRASTLLQHATAAAAAVLAAADQRK